One window of the Bacteroidota bacterium genome contains the following:
- a CDS encoding T9SS type A sorting domain-containing protein produces the protein MKIKLTLLISIYLLITISLTAQIPNYLWANKAGAACCGDYLFGVCTDNLGNVYITGRGSGSPTMNFGTTTITYGASMYVAKYNATGTLLWVRTGLVSSPSTDEGVSITTDASNNVLIAGLQSSSPLVFGTDTITKTPGAGNAAFLLKYDPSGNVLWVKNTKGLNVQSAAGVATDASNNVYITGWFAGSSASFDAINLSATGPGENCFLAKYDSLGNVIWVRKSSGPGYSARAYGITVGADNNPVITGDLYDSGPVTMNFDTVTISTTSSETVFTAKYDAAGNILWGRGATAGTAASAGAGISSDAANNIYITGKYGYGTSVTFGSTILPCAGNFDFFLTKYDSNGNVLWAKNAGGSEDDRGYSVSSDAAGNTSVTGWFNSNAITMGTSVLTNSGSGITSDIFIAKYNAAGNVTWAENSVGNANDQAWATCIDPLGNTYVGGHFDSPTLTFGSLNLAPYSTSSPNIFLVKIGPDHFEPNGISENGASNDFNIFPNPANGIFSVNSSTKIFQIEVINMLGEDILSEKVNNNSAQVDISSQANGIYFIRLSTEKGRFTQKVNLIK, from the coding sequence ATGAAAATCAAACTCACTCTTTTAATCAGCATTTATTTACTAATTACGATTTCCTTAACTGCACAAATCCCAAATTATTTATGGGCAAACAAAGCGGGTGCAGCTTGCTGTGGGGACTATTTATTCGGAGTTTGTACCGATAATCTCGGCAATGTATACATCACCGGTCGTGGTAGCGGAAGTCCGACAATGAATTTTGGAACAACCACAATAACTTACGGAGCTTCGATGTATGTGGCCAAATACAATGCCACAGGAACTCTTCTTTGGGTAAGAACAGGGCTAGTGAGCTCACCTTCAACGGATGAAGGAGTAAGCATTACCACCGATGCCAGCAATAATGTATTGATTGCAGGTTTGCAAAGTAGTTCACCTCTTGTATTTGGAACCGATACCATCACAAAAACACCTGGTGCGGGAAACGCAGCTTTCCTACTAAAATACGATCCTTCCGGGAATGTTCTGTGGGTTAAAAATACCAAGGGGTTAAATGTGCAATCAGCAGCAGGAGTAGCAACTGACGCCAGCAATAATGTATATATTACCGGGTGGTTTGCAGGTTCCAGTGCTTCTTTTGACGCAATAAACCTTTCAGCTACAGGACCAGGTGAGAATTGCTTCCTGGCTAAGTATGACTCACTGGGTAACGTGATCTGGGTGCGAAAATCTTCTGGTCCAGGTTATTCTGCAAGAGCATATGGTATTACTGTAGGTGCAGATAATAATCCAGTAATTACAGGTGATCTATATGATTCCGGTCCTGTTACGATGAATTTTGACACGGTTACAATTAGTACTACAAGTTCGGAAACTGTCTTCACTGCAAAGTACGATGCAGCAGGAAATATTTTATGGGGACGGGGTGCTACGGCTGGAACTGCGGCCTCTGCAGGAGCAGGGATCTCTTCTGATGCTGCTAATAATATTTACATAACAGGAAAATATGGTTATGGCACCTCTGTTACTTTTGGAAGCACTATACTACCCTGTGCAGGTAATTTTGATTTCTTTTTGACAAAATATGATTCGAATGGAAATGTCCTTTGGGCAAAGAATGCAGGAGGATCGGAAGATGATAGAGGATACAGCGTTTCTTCTGATGCAGCAGGCAATACTTCTGTTACAGGTTGGTTTAACAGTAATGCCATCACAATGGGAACTTCCGTTTTAACCAATTCAGGTTCGGGAATTACCAGCGACATATTTATTGCTAAATACAATGCCGCAGGGAATGTGACTTGGGCAGAAAATTCTGTAGGAAATGCAAATGACCAAGCATGGGCTACTTGTATCGATCCGCTCGGAAACACCTATGTTGGAGGTCATTTTGACAGCCCTACTCTTACTTTTGGCTCTCTAAATTTAGCTCCATATTCTACTAGTTCCCCAAATATTTTTTTAGTAAAGATTGGACCTGATCATTTTGAACCTAATGGAATTTCAGAGAATGGTGCTAGTAATGATTTTAATATATTTCCCAATCCTGCCAATGGAATTTTCAGTGTAAACAGCTCAACAAAAATTTTTCAAATAGAGGTAATAAATATGCTCGGAGAAGATATCCTTTCTGAAAAAGTAAATAATAACAGTGCCCAAGTTGATATCTCGAGTCAAGCGAACGGTATTTATTTCATACGTCTAAGCACAGAAAAAGGCCGCTTCACCCAAAAAGTTAATCTTATAAAGTAA
- a CDS encoding bifunctional phosphoribosyl-AMP cyclohydrolase/phosphoribosyl-ATP diphosphatase HisIE gives MKPNFKKSADGLIPVVVQDHKTNVVLMLGYMNEEAYQKTTAEKRVTFFSRSKNRLWTKGEESGNFLDVNTVLLDCDQDTLLIKVTPKGVVCHTGSDTCFDEKNQMNFLSRLEGIILDRKMNPDDKSYVSSLFGKGMNKIAQKVGEEAVELVIEAKDNNPDLFLGEAADLLFHYLILLSAKGLTIKEVVDLLEKRNQK, from the coding sequence ATGAAGCCAAATTTTAAAAAGTCAGCCGATGGGTTAATTCCTGTAGTTGTTCAAGATCATAAAACAAATGTGGTTCTGATGTTAGGATATATGAATGAAGAAGCATATCAGAAAACAACTGCAGAAAAACGAGTGACCTTTTTCTCACGTTCTAAAAATCGTTTGTGGACAAAAGGAGAAGAAAGTGGAAATTTTTTGGATGTGAATACTGTTCTGTTGGATTGTGATCAAGACACACTTTTGATAAAGGTTACGCCTAAAGGTGTTGTCTGCCATACCGGTTCAGATACCTGTTTTGATGAAAAAAATCAAATGAATTTTCTTTCACGTTTAGAAGGAATTATACTGGACAGAAAGATGAATCCGGATGATAAATCTTACGTTTCCAGCCTTTTTGGTAAGGGAATGAATAAGATTGCTCAAAAAGTAGGAGAAGAGGCTGTGGAGTTGGTAATAGAGGCAAAAGACAACAATCCGGATTTATTCCTTGGTGAGGCAGCCGATTTATTGTTTCATTACCTGATTCTATTGTCTGCCAAAGGGTTAACTATTAAAGAAGTGGTGGATTTGTTGGAAAAAAGAAACCAGAAATAG
- the rsgA gene encoding ribosome small subunit-dependent GTPase A, producing the protein MQGVVIKSTGSWYSVLSQGSTVECRIKGVFRIKGIKTTNPIAVGDHVDFEMEADGRGVIHAIADRKNYIIRKSINLSKQSHILAANVDQAMLVVTLAFPRTSAGFIDRFLLTAEAYHIPTKIIFNKVDLFSADEILMKELNDFIAVYEKIGYPCYKVSATEKTDIESLRTLTKGKTTLIAGHSGVGKSTLVNAMDSNLDLKVGEISDAHNKGKHTTTFAEMHLLTYGGFIIDTPGIKELGLVDMEKEEIGDYFPEMHALKNECKFNNCIHLNEPKCAVIAAVEKGEIALSRYTSYVGIINGEELDVTNYE; encoded by the coding sequence ATGCAAGGTGTTGTCATTAAGTCCACAGGAAGTTGGTATTCGGTTCTATCCCAGGGGAGTACTGTTGAATGCAGAATCAAAGGTGTTTTTAGAATCAAAGGCATAAAAACGACCAATCCGATAGCCGTTGGCGATCATGTTGATTTTGAAATGGAGGCAGATGGAAGAGGTGTGATTCATGCCATCGCTGATCGTAAAAATTACATCATCCGTAAGTCCATTAATCTTTCAAAGCAGTCTCATATTTTAGCAGCGAATGTTGACCAAGCGATGTTGGTGGTCACGTTGGCTTTTCCGCGCACTTCCGCAGGTTTTATTGATCGGTTTTTGCTAACTGCAGAAGCGTATCACATCCCAACAAAAATAATTTTCAATAAAGTAGATTTGTTTTCAGCGGATGAAATTCTTATGAAAGAACTCAACGACTTCATCGCTGTCTACGAAAAGATTGGTTATCCTTGTTATAAGGTCTCTGCAACAGAAAAAACAGACATTGAAAGTTTAAGAACACTTACAAAAGGTAAAACAACCTTAATAGCCGGACATTCTGGAGTTGGTAAATCAACACTGGTAAATGCTATGGATTCGAATTTAGATTTGAAAGTAGGAGAAATTTCAGATGCGCATAATAAAGGAAAACATACTACAACCTTTGCAGAAATGCATCTCTTGACATATGGGGGATTTATTATTGATACACCCGGAATCAAAGAGTTGGGCTTGGTAGATATGGAAAAAGAAGAAATTGGGGATTATTTTCCGGAGATGCATGCGCTGAAAAATGAATGTAAGTTCAATAATTGTATTCATTTGAATGAACCTAAATGTGCAGTAATTGCAGCTGTTGAAAAAGGAGAAATTGCATTATCGAGATATACCTCCTATGTGGGGATAATTAATGGTGAGGAATTGGATGTTACAAATTACGAATAG
- the gldA gene encoding gliding motility-associated ABC transporter ATP-binding subunit GldA codes for MSIKVSNITKTYGEQNALNDVSFEVNTGEIVGFLGPNGAGKSTMMKILTCFIPQTSGTASVCGFDVSEQSLDVRKNVGYLPEHNPLYLDMYVKEYLEFIAGLHKLKNVNARIAEMIEMTGLQVEQKKKIGALSKGYRQRVGLAQALIHDPKVLILDEPTTGLDPNQLEEIRNLIIKVGKEKTVMLSTHIMQEVEAVCDRVIIINNGQIVANDTTSVIQNTQTKNKQFVTVEFDKETNRSALKKINGVFDATQIKANVWKIEAHTDKDVRTDIFQFAVQNGLAVLTLHKEEQKLEDVFKHLTK; via the coding sequence ATGTCCATAAAAGTAAGTAACATAACAAAAACCTATGGTGAACAAAACGCTTTGAATGATGTTTCATTTGAAGTAAACACCGGTGAAATAGTTGGTTTTCTTGGTCCTAATGGTGCTGGAAAATCTACCATGATGAAAATTCTAACTTGTTTTATCCCGCAAACATCTGGCACAGCATCGGTTTGCGGATTTGATGTTTCCGAACAAAGTTTAGATGTTAGAAAAAATGTGGGTTATCTGCCTGAGCACAATCCACTTTACTTGGATATGTATGTGAAAGAGTATTTAGAATTTATTGCCGGATTGCATAAATTAAAGAACGTGAATGCACGTATTGCTGAAATGATTGAGATGACCGGCTTGCAGGTAGAGCAAAAAAAGAAAATCGGAGCATTGTCAAAAGGATATAGACAGCGTGTTGGCTTGGCGCAGGCCTTAATCCATGACCCGAAAGTGCTTATTCTGGATGAACCTACAACCGGTTTAGATCCCAATCAATTGGAAGAAATTCGTAATTTAATTATTAAAGTAGGGAAAGAAAAAACGGTAATGCTTTCAACACACATCATGCAGGAAGTGGAAGCCGTATGTGACAGAGTGATCATTATCAACAACGGACAAATAGTTGCGAATGATACCACCTCGGTGATTCAAAACACACAAACCAAGAACAAACAATTTGTTACGGTTGAGTTTGATAAAGAAACCAACCGAAGCGCATTAAAAAAGATAAATGGCGTTTTTGATGCAACACAGATTAAAGCCAACGTTTGGAAAATTGAAGCGCATACCGATAAAGATGTCCGCACAGATATTTTTCAGTTTGCCGTACAAAACGGATTAGCCGTTTTGACATTACATAAAGAAGAACAAAAACTAGAAGATGTTTTTAAACATCTAACAAAATAA
- a CDS encoding M13 family metallopeptidase, whose product MKKTIFASIALITFIYACSTGVDKKTEDNFTDPITTHIDSSISPGENFFLYANNGWFKKNPIPASEKSNGIFQTINDTINEAIRKICESSAADTKAEKGSNKQKIGDLYYSGMDTTSIEKAGIALLKDEFSNIDKINTTSDLLKQITHLYKMNVRSMFGFGVIRDDKNSSEYVVYLGQTKLGLPERDYYFNTDSRTINIRNEYVKHIQKIFELTGTEKSISEKNAATVMTIESTLAKASRKMEDLRDPYKNYNKMAVASLNKSTPSINWNETLTLLGLNKVDSIVVGQPEYFTQLESTLKKVSINDWKVYLKWNLIDNFANELNKEIEQQNFYFFSTVLDGIQEQKPRWKRIVETTNESLGELIGQVYVTEYLPKGTKEKLLEIGNNIRDIYAEHIKKLDWMSDVTKQKALSKLNKIVMKVGYPDKWKDMSSLEISRDSYLQNMINIEKWEYNFMINKYGKPVDLTEWEMYPQTYNAYYNPASNEIVVPACNIIVPGFEGRMPDDAVLYGIIGGSTFGHEITHGFDDQGSLYDENGNLTDWWTKEDREKFVAKTKLIVEQFNNYVVLDSMHVRGENTQGENIADLGGVIMGYEAFKKTKQGQSTALINGYTADQRYFLAYAYAWMVNRTDASLAKQIMSDVHSPAEFRINGPLSDVDEFYKAFNIKKGDKMYRDEKIRVKIW is encoded by the coding sequence ATGAAAAAAACAATCTTCGCATCCATTGCCCTTATTACATTTATCTATGCCTGTAGTACTGGCGTAGACAAAAAAACAGAAGATAATTTCACAGACCCGATTACTACTCATATCGATTCTTCCATCTCTCCAGGTGAAAACTTTTTCTTGTATGCAAACAATGGTTGGTTTAAAAAAAATCCAATTCCTGCATCCGAAAAAAGTAATGGTATCTTCCAAACTATTAACGACACTATTAACGAAGCGATACGCAAAATTTGTGAATCGTCTGCCGCTGACACGAAAGCTGAAAAAGGAAGCAACAAACAAAAAATCGGTGATTTGTATTACAGCGGAATGGATACTACCAGCATAGAAAAGGCTGGAATCGCTTTATTAAAAGATGAATTTTCTAACATCGACAAAATTAATACTACATCGGATTTATTAAAACAGATTACTCATTTATATAAGATGAATGTGAGAAGCATGTTTGGATTTGGTGTTATTCGCGATGATAAAAATAGCTCCGAATACGTTGTATATCTTGGTCAAACAAAACTTGGTTTACCTGAGCGCGACTACTATTTTAATACCGATTCACGCACCATTAACATCCGAAACGAATATGTAAAACACATTCAAAAAATATTTGAATTAACGGGAACGGAAAAAAGCATTTCAGAAAAAAATGCAGCGACTGTGATGACAATCGAATCAACCCTTGCAAAGGCTTCGAGAAAGATGGAAGACCTGAGAGATCCATATAAAAACTACAACAAAATGGCGGTTGCTTCTTTAAACAAAAGCACACCATCAATCAATTGGAATGAAACTTTAACATTGCTTGGATTAAACAAAGTAGATTCTATTGTTGTAGGACAACCCGAATATTTCACGCAATTAGAGTCAACTCTAAAAAAGGTTTCTATCAACGATTGGAAAGTGTATTTAAAATGGAACTTAATCGACAACTTCGCCAATGAATTAAATAAAGAAATCGAACAACAAAACTTCTACTTCTTTTCAACTGTGCTGGATGGCATTCAAGAACAAAAACCACGCTGGAAGAGAATTGTAGAAACCACAAACGAATCGTTAGGTGAATTAATCGGACAAGTATATGTTACGGAATACCTTCCAAAAGGAACAAAGGAGAAACTTCTAGAAATAGGGAACAACATCCGCGACATTTATGCAGAGCACATTAAAAAACTGGATTGGATGAGTGATGTCACCAAACAAAAAGCGTTGAGCAAGTTGAATAAGATTGTGATGAAAGTCGGCTATCCCGACAAATGGAAAGATATGTCCAGCTTAGAAATTTCACGCGACAGTTATTTACAAAACATGATTAACATTGAAAAATGGGAATACAATTTCATGATAAACAAATATGGCAAACCTGTTGATTTAACGGAGTGGGAAATGTATCCACAGACCTACAACGCCTATTACAATCCTGCTTCTAACGAAATTGTAGTCCCAGCATGTAACATCATTGTTCCCGGATTTGAAGGACGTATGCCAGATGATGCTGTGCTGTATGGAATTATTGGTGGTTCTACATTCGGACATGAAATCACCCACGGATTTGATGACCAAGGAAGTTTATATGATGAAAACGGGAATCTTACTGATTGGTGGACAAAAGAAGACAGAGAAAAATTTGTTGCCAAAACAAAATTAATTGTTGAGCAATTCAACAATTATGTTGTATTGGATAGCATGCATGTGAGAGGCGAAAACACACAAGGCGAAAATATTGCCGATTTAGGCGGTGTAATTATGGGATACGAGGCATTTAAGAAAACAAAACAAGGACAATCAACAGCGTTAATTAATGGTTATACAGCTGACCAACGTTACTTCCTTGCCTATGCGTATGCTTGGATGGTCAATCGAACGGACGCTTCCTTAGCAAAACAAATCATGAGTGATGTTCACTCACCGGCTGAATTCCGTATCAACGGGCCACTTTCTGATGTGGATGAATTTTATAAAGCATTTAATATTAAGAAAGGTGATAAGATGTATCGTGATGAGAAAATCCGAGTGAAAATTTGGTAA
- the era gene encoding GTPase Era has translation MAHKSGFVNIIGSPNVGKSTLMNVLVGERLSIITSKAQTTRHRIMGIVNGEDFQIVYSDTPGVLKPNYKLQESMMDFVNTALQDADIILFVTDIYEDIKIEEKVLHKIKNTNAHVLLLINKIDLSTQDKLEEKVQYWKTEVPKAEVIPVSALEKFNVSYVFDRILALLPESPGFYDKDQLTDKPERFFVSEIIREKILTNYKKEIPYSVEVVVESFKNEEKIIKIRAEIMVVRDSQKGIIIGHQGKALKKVGTEARKDMEEFFQKQVFLELFVKVNKDWRDSDTQLKRFGYSG, from the coding sequence ATGGCTCATAAATCAGGGTTTGTAAACATTATTGGATCACCCAATGTAGGAAAATCAACACTAATGAACGTATTAGTGGGTGAACGACTTTCTATTATTACATCAAAAGCACAAACTACTCGCCACCGAATCATGGGAATTGTAAATGGTGAGGATTTTCAAATCGTTTATTCTGACACACCGGGTGTATTAAAGCCCAATTACAAACTTCAGGAGTCGATGATGGATTTTGTAAATACCGCACTTCAAGACGCTGATATTATTTTATTTGTTACCGATATCTACGAAGACATAAAAATTGAGGAGAAAGTGCTTCATAAGATTAAAAACACAAACGCACACGTTCTGCTTCTTATTAATAAAATAGATCTTTCAACCCAAGACAAATTAGAAGAAAAAGTACAGTATTGGAAAACAGAAGTACCCAAAGCAGAAGTAATTCCAGTTTCTGCATTGGAGAAATTTAATGTTTCCTATGTGTTTGACCGAATTCTGGCACTTCTTCCTGAAAGTCCGGGCTTTTATGACAAAGACCAATTAACAGATAAACCAGAACGATTCTTTGTTTCAGAAATCATCCGAGAAAAAATTCTGACCAACTACAAAAAAGAAATTCCTTACTCCGTTGAGGTTGTTGTAGAATCGTTCAAAAACGAAGAAAAAATAATTAAAATCCGAGCAGAAATCATGGTTGTTCGCGATTCCCAAAAAGGCATCATCATTGGTCACCAAGGAAAAGCTTTAAAAAAGGTGGGAACAGAAGCACGCAAAGACATGGAAGAGTTTTTTCAAAAACAAGTATTCCTCGAATTGTTTGTGAAAGTAAACAAAGACTGGCGTGATAGTGATACGCAATTAAAACGGTTTGGGTATAGTGGATAA
- a CDS encoding methionine adenosyltransferase, protein MGYLFTSESVSEGHPDKVADQISDALIDNFLAFDPQSKVACETLVTTGQVILAGEVKSKAYLDVQEIAREVIRKIGYTKSEYMFEANSCGILSAIHEQSADINQGVDRKKKEEQGAGDQGMMFGYATNETANYMPLALDLAHGILLELAALRRENKEIKYLRPDAKSQVTLEYNDDNVPVRIDAIVVSTQHDDFDSEPKMLAKIKKDIIDILIPRVKKKYPKYAHLFNNKINYHINPTGKFVIGGPHGDTGLTGRKIIVDTYGGKGAHGGGAFSGKDPSKVDRSAAYATRHIAKNLVAAGVCSEVLVQVSYAIGVAQPMGIFIDTYGTSKVKMTDGQIAKIVEKVFDMRPYFIEQRFKLRTPMYSETAAYGHMGRKNETITKTFKSPDGKTKTMKVELFTWEKLDYVSKVKAAFKLK, encoded by the coding sequence ATGGGATATTTATTTACATCCGAATCCGTTTCGGAAGGTCATCCGGACAAAGTAGCAGATCAGATTTCTGATGCATTAATTGATAATTTTTTAGCCTTTGACCCTCAATCAAAAGTTGCTTGTGAAACATTGGTAACCACCGGTCAAGTTATTCTAGCCGGTGAAGTGAAATCAAAAGCATATTTGGATGTTCAAGAAATTGCGCGTGAAGTGATTCGTAAAATTGGTTATACCAAAAGTGAATACATGTTTGAAGCAAACTCATGTGGTATTTTATCTGCTATTCACGAACAATCTGCTGACATCAATCAAGGTGTTGACAGAAAAAAGAAAGAAGAGCAAGGTGCCGGTGATCAAGGAATGATGTTTGGTTACGCGACAAACGAAACCGCGAACTACATGCCTTTGGCATTGGATTTAGCACATGGCATTTTATTAGAACTTGCTGCGCTGCGCAGAGAGAACAAAGAAATTAAATACTTGCGCCCAGATGCAAAGTCACAAGTTACTTTAGAATATAATGATGACAATGTTCCTGTTCGTATTGATGCAATCGTTGTTTCTACGCAACATGATGATTTTGATTCTGAACCTAAAATGTTGGCAAAAATTAAAAAAGACATCATTGACATTTTAATTCCGAGAGTAAAAAAGAAATACCCAAAATACGCTCATTTGTTTAACAACAAAATCAATTACCACATCAACCCAACAGGAAAGTTTGTAATTGGCGGACCACATGGTGATACCGGCTTAACTGGACGTAAAATTATTGTTGATACGTATGGTGGAAAAGGTGCTCATGGTGGTGGTGCATTTTCAGGAAAAGATCCTTCAAAAGTTGACCGTTCTGCTGCATATGCAACACGTCATATTGCTAAAAACCTTGTTGCTGCAGGTGTTTGTTCCGAAGTGTTGGTTCAAGTTTCCTATGCAATTGGTGTGGCTCAGCCGATGGGTATCTTCATCGATACATATGGTACTTCCAAAGTAAAAATGACTGACGGACAAATTGCTAAAATTGTAGAAAAAGTATTCGACATGCGTCCTTACTTTATCGAACAGCGTTTCAAACTTCGCACACCGATGTACAGCGAAACTGCAGCATACGGACATATGGGTAGAAAAAATGAAACCATTACCAAAACATTCAAATCTCCAGATGGAAAAACAAAAACAATGAAAGTAGAATTGTTTACTTGGGAGAAACTGGATTATGTTTCAAAAGTAAAAGCTGCATTTAAATTGAAATAA
- the hisF gene encoding imidazole glycerol phosphate synthase subunit HisF: MLTKRIIPCLDIKDGRTVKGVNFENIRDAGDPVELAILYSKQGADELVFLDITATNENRKTLSELVTRIAQSINIPFTVGGGISSIQDVAMLLDAGADKISINTSAFKNPHLIRDLANQFGSQCIVLAIDTKFENGDWFVYLNGGKVKTDKRTLDWAKEVVALGAGEILLTSMNNDGTKAGFANDITRLISENVNVPVIASGGAGDLTHFKDAFLLGKADAALAASVFHFKEIEIPQLKIFLRAAGIDVRI, translated from the coding sequence ATGTTAACAAAACGAATAATTCCTTGTTTGGATATTAAGGATGGGCGCACGGTGAAAGGTGTGAATTTTGAAAATATTCGTGATGCAGGTGATCCTGTTGAATTGGCCATTTTATATAGTAAACAAGGTGCTGATGAATTGGTGTTTTTGGATATTACCGCAACGAACGAAAATCGAAAAACTTTGTCGGAATTGGTTACTCGAATTGCTCAAAGTATTAATATTCCATTCACTGTAGGTGGAGGAATTAGCTCGATCCAAGATGTTGCAATGCTGTTAGATGCCGGTGCAGATAAAATCTCCATCAATACATCCGCATTTAAAAATCCTCATTTAATTCGGGATTTAGCAAATCAGTTTGGTAGTCAGTGTATTGTTTTAGCGATTGATACAAAATTTGAAAACGGTGATTGGTTTGTGTATTTGAATGGGGGTAAAGTAAAAACAGATAAGCGAACATTGGATTGGGCAAAGGAAGTGGTTGCTTTGGGAGCGGGAGAAATTTTGCTGACTTCAATGAATAATGATGGAACCAAAGCCGGTTTTGCAAATGATATCACTAGATTGATTTCAGAAAATGTGAATGTTCCGGTGATTGCAAGTGGTGGTGCTGGAGATTTGACACATTTTAAAGATGCGTTTTTGCTTGGAAAGGCGGATGCCGCGCTGGCAGCCAGTGTTTTCCATTTTAAAGAAATTGAAATTCCACAATTAAAAATATTTTTAAGAGCAGCTGGAATTGATGTTAGAATTTAA
- the hisA gene encoding 1-(5-phosphoribosyl)-5-[(5-phosphoribosylamino)methylideneamino]imidazole-4-carboxamide isomerase, translating into MNEVKNNINTHSTVSIEARSFVIPAIDIIDGKCVRLTQGDYNQKIIYNENPLEVAKQFEDIGIIRLHLVDLDGAKKGEVVNYKVLEKIASQTKLIIDFGGGIKTDESIANVYDSGATIATVGSVAVKQKELFFSWVQKFGASKLLLGADVKGENVSINGWLETTTINVFDFVEENKKQGVLNLFCTDISKDGLLQGASVDLYKKIIHNSPQVNLIASGGVTSLNDLDELKEIGCKGAIVGKAIYEGRITMKELKKYIEC; encoded by the coding sequence ATGAACGAAGTAAAAAACAATATCAATACACATTCCACTGTTTCGATAGAGGCAAGAAGCTTTGTTATCCCTGCAATAGATATTATCGATGGGAAATGTGTTCGATTGACGCAAGGAGACTACAATCAAAAAATAATTTACAATGAAAATCCTTTGGAAGTTGCCAAACAATTTGAAGATATTGGAATTATACGATTACATCTGGTTGATTTAGATGGAGCAAAAAAAGGAGAAGTTGTCAATTATAAAGTTTTAGAAAAAATTGCTTCGCAAACGAAGTTAATTATTGATTTTGGTGGAGGTATAAAAACGGATGAATCGATTGCGAATGTTTATGATTCAGGAGCCACGATTGCTACTGTTGGAAGTGTAGCTGTAAAACAAAAAGAATTGTTTTTTTCTTGGGTTCAAAAATTCGGTGCTTCCAAACTATTGTTGGGTGCAGATGTAAAAGGAGAAAATGTTTCAATTAACGGTTGGTTAGAAACAACAACAATCAATGTTTTTGATTTTGTTGAGGAAAATAAAAAACAAGGTGTTTTAAATTTATTTTGCACGGATATTTCGAAGGATGGATTATTGCAGGGTGCAAGTGTTGATCTGTATAAAAAAATTATTCATAATTCGCCACAGGTAAATTTGATTGCAAGTGGAGGAGTGACATCATTAAATGATTTAGATGAATTAAAAGAAATTGGCTGTAAAGGAGCAATTGTTGGAAAAGCCATTTATGAAGGAAGAATTACAATGAAGGAACTTAAAAAGTATATTGAATGTTAA
- a CDS encoding DUF1987 domain-containing protein, with amino-acid sequence MKRIEIQASNNTPHIILDAGANNLLIEGKSFPEDSKEFYREVIDWMDELKTTNPKEIKINFNLFYLSSSSIISVKQFLMKFVELSNAGTKTTVVWCYDEDDDDIKKTGEDYQKLTKLNFEYKINE; translated from the coding sequence ATGAAGCGTATAGAAATACAGGCATCGAACAATACGCCACATATAATTTTAGATGCGGGTGCAAATAATTTGTTGATTGAAGGGAAGTCTTTTCCTGAAGATAGCAAGGAGTTCTATCGCGAAGTGATTGACTGGATGGATGAACTTAAAACAACTAATCCCAAGGAAATAAAAATTAATTTCAACTTATTCTACTTGAGCTCATCTTCTATTATTTCTGTAAAACAGTTTTTAATGAAGTTTGTAGAGTTAAGCAATGCCGGGACTAAAACAACAGTTGTATGGTGTTATGATGAAGATGATGATGATATCAAAAAAACCGGTGAAGACTATCAAAAGCTAACCAAACTAAATTTTGAATATAAAATTAACGAGTAA